A single window of Nocardioides baekrokdamisoli DNA harbors:
- a CDS encoding thiamine ABC transporter substrate-binding protein, producing MRLFTHTRPILTTAVLGLATTALAACGSSSPTTVPPAKIKSVVLVTHDSWVMPKAVLADFTKKTGYVVTVRASGDAGLLTNKLILSAGNPDGDVSFGVDNTLGSRALSNNVFAAYTPSSIPAGVAAYNLAGDNGSHLTPVDHSAVCVDVDLDWFKAHKLAVPTGLDDLIKPAYKNLLVTESAAASSPGTAFLLATIAAKGTGWQDYWKALLANGTQVAADWTAAYEGGFTQGGGKGTRPIVVSYNSDPAAAVSNGQTSIGVVKSTCFGQVEYAGVLAGAKNAPGAQAFIDFLLTPEVQKELPGSMYVFPVVDGVALPSDWTKFAYQPTQTLTVPAADIAANRDQWLQTWNDIVSTH from the coding sequence ATGCGGCTTTTCACTCACACCCGTCCCATCCTCACGACGGCCGTCCTCGGCCTGGCCACCACAGCGCTCGCCGCTTGCGGATCGTCGTCACCCACCACGGTTCCGCCAGCGAAGATCAAGAGCGTCGTCCTGGTCACCCACGACTCGTGGGTCATGCCCAAGGCCGTCCTGGCCGACTTCACCAAGAAGACCGGGTACGTCGTGACGGTCCGGGCAAGCGGTGACGCCGGTCTGCTGACCAACAAGCTGATCCTCAGTGCCGGCAACCCGGACGGCGACGTGTCGTTCGGCGTCGACAACACCCTCGGCAGCCGCGCCCTGAGCAACAACGTGTTCGCGGCGTACACGCCGTCGTCGATCCCGGCGGGAGTCGCTGCGTACAACCTCGCCGGCGACAACGGCTCGCACCTCACCCCGGTCGACCACAGCGCCGTCTGTGTCGATGTGGACCTCGACTGGTTCAAGGCACACAAGCTCGCCGTGCCGACCGGCCTCGACGACCTCATCAAGCCCGCGTACAAGAACCTGCTGGTGACCGAGAGCGCGGCCGCGAGTTCGCCCGGTACGGCGTTCCTGCTGGCGACGATCGCCGCCAAGGGCACCGGCTGGCAGGACTACTGGAAGGCGCTGTTGGCCAACGGCACGCAGGTCGCAGCTGACTGGACCGCGGCGTACGAGGGTGGCTTCACCCAGGGCGGCGGCAAGGGCACGCGTCCGATCGTCGTCTCCTACAACTCCGACCCGGCCGCTGCGGTCTCCAACGGCCAGACCTCGATCGGGGTCGTGAAGAGCACCTGCTTCGGACAGGTCGAGTACGCAGGGGTCCTCGCGGGCGCCAAGAACGCCCCCGGCGCGCAGGCGTTCATCGACTTCCTGCTCACCCCTGAGGTGCAGAAGGAACTCCCGGGTTCGATGTATGTCTTCCCGGTCGTGGACGGTGTCGCGCTGCCTTCGGACTGGACGAAGTTCGCGTACCAACCGACCCAGACGCTGACCGTGCCTGCGGCCGATATCGCCGCGAACCGCGATCAGTGGCTCCAGACCTGGAACGACATCGTCTCGACCCACTGA